Proteins co-encoded in one Actinomadura luteofluorescens genomic window:
- a CDS encoding carotenoid oxygenase family protein has product MSEIVPLHLAGNNAPVPEEVTLEPSKVVGEIPAELSGQFLRNGPNPRTGWSPHSFSGDGMVHAIALDGGRARWYRNRYVRTPLYEHPGQSRFALAFDRETGRIDYRVTTANTHLVTHAGRLLALEEGGFPYEVAPDLATIGAHTFDGALQTPMTAHPKTCPITGELLFFGYQLRPPYLTYYRASAAGEIVQMRAVDVPRATMMHDFAITRHHVIFMDLPVVFDAAQAAAGGPPWRWDEGHRARFGVLARTAVNDAPVRWFDVTSCYVWHTMNAYENPEGDTITVTGTRVPTLWRSGADDLEGALPVVYRWTLDLRSGAVAEAPLDDAPSEYPRVADSMLGLSHRYGYTTSFSLDAEPDRSQIYAYDLTSGGTRAAHRLPAGHTCGEAVFVPRAGTGENEGYLMTFAHDRGAGTSYLAILNAADLDAPPIAEVHLPVRIPAGFHGNWIPARASGPPRAGR; this is encoded by the coding sequence GGGCAGTTCCTCCGCAACGGGCCCAACCCGCGTACAGGCTGGTCGCCGCACTCCTTCTCGGGTGACGGCATGGTCCACGCCATCGCTCTCGACGGCGGCAGGGCGCGCTGGTATCGCAACCGGTATGTGCGCACGCCGCTGTACGAGCACCCCGGCCAGTCGCGCTTCGCCCTTGCCTTCGACCGGGAGACGGGCCGGATCGATTACCGTGTCACCACCGCCAACACCCACCTGGTCACGCACGCGGGCCGCCTGTTGGCGTTGGAGGAGGGCGGCTTCCCCTACGAGGTGGCACCCGACCTCGCCACGATCGGGGCGCACACCTTCGACGGGGCCCTTCAGACCCCGATGACCGCGCACCCGAAGACCTGCCCGATCACGGGAGAATTGCTGTTCTTCGGCTACCAGCTGCGCCCGCCGTACCTGACCTACTACCGGGCTTCGGCCGCCGGCGAGATAGTCCAAATGCGGGCCGTGGACGTGCCGCGGGCGACGATGATGCACGACTTCGCCATCACCCGCCACCATGTGATCTTCATGGACCTGCCGGTCGTCTTCGACGCCGCCCAGGCCGCAGCAGGCGGGCCCCCGTGGCGCTGGGACGAGGGGCACCGCGCCCGTTTCGGTGTGCTGGCGCGTACGGCCGTCAACGACGCGCCCGTACGCTGGTTCGACGTCACCTCCTGCTACGTGTGGCACACCATGAACGCCTACGAGAACCCCGAAGGCGACACGATCACCGTCACCGGCACCCGCGTCCCCACTTTGTGGCGCAGCGGCGCCGACGACCTGGAGGGCGCGCTCCCGGTCGTGTACCGCTGGACGCTGGACCTGAGGTCGGGCGCGGTCGCCGAGGCGCCGCTCGACGACGCACCCAGCGAATACCCCCGGGTGGCCGACTCGATGCTCGGGCTCTCCCACCGTTACGGCTACACGACGAGCTTCAGCCTGGACGCCGAACCCGATCGGTCGCAGATCTACGCCTACGACCTCACCAGCGGTGGCACACGAGCTGCGCACCGCCTGCCTGCAGGCCACACCTGCGGCGAAGCCGTCTTCGTGCCCCGGGCTGGAACCGGCGAGAACGAGGGCTACCTGATGACGTTCGCCCACGACCGTGGCGCCGGCACGAGTTACCTGGCCATTCTGAACGCCGCCGACCTCGACGCGCCCCCGATCGCCGAGGTGCACCTCCCCGTGCGCATCCCCGCGGGCTTCCACGGCAACTGGATCCCGGCACGAGCATCAGGGCCCCCACGCGCGGGCCGGTGA
- a CDS encoding transposase, with translation MPDELWAIVEPLIPEFTPRWQGGGTVPVDDREVFTAIVYVLTSGHAWRHLPDEFGVSVPTAHRRFTAWTRAGLWPRVRHAVQDEHRAQAQVDWASTIVDAAKVRAKRGRADRPRSGRSW, from the coding sequence GTGCCGGATGAGCTGTGGGCGATTGTTGAGCCGTTGATCCCGGAGTTCACGCCGCGTTGGCAGGGTGGCGGGACGGTGCCGGTGGACGATCGGGAGGTGTTCACCGCGATCGTGTACGTGCTGACCAGCGGGCACGCGTGGCGGCATCTGCCGGATGAGTTCGGGGTGAGCGTGCCAACGGCCCATCGGCGGTTCACCGCATGGACCAGGGCAGGACTGTGGCCGCGAGTGCGCCATGCCGTGCAGGACGAGCACCGAGCGCAAGCGCAGGTGGACTGGGCGTCGACGATCGTGGACGCCGCCAAGGTCCGCGCGAAAAGGGGGCGCGCCGACCGGCCCCGATCCGGCCGATCATGGTAA